A single window of Helicobacter pylori DNA harbors:
- the modB gene encoding molybdate ABC transporter permease subunit: MDHEFLITMRLSFSLAFITTLILLPIGIFLGYFLSLKRNLLTSLTETLVYMPLVLPPSVLGFYLLLIFSPSSFLGAFLQDALNVKLVFSFQGLILGSVIFSLPFMVSPIKSALISLPASLKEASYSLGKGEYYTLFFVLLPNIKPSLLMAIITTFTHTIGEFGVVMMLGGDILGETRVASIAIFNEAEALNYSKAHQYALTLTLISFSLLFVTLFLNKKQSSFL; the protein is encoded by the coding sequence ATGGATCATGAGTTTTTGATTACCATGCGTTTGAGCTTTTCTTTAGCTTTTATTACCACCCTTATTTTACTCCCTATAGGGATTTTTTTAGGCTATTTTTTAAGCCTTAAACGCAATCTTTTAACGAGCTTAACAGAAACGCTTGTGTATATGCCTTTAGTTTTACCCCCAAGCGTGCTAGGGTTTTATCTTCTTTTAATTTTTTCGCCTTCTTCTTTTTTGGGAGCGTTTTTACAAGATGCGTTAAATGTGAAACTTGTTTTTAGTTTTCAAGGGCTTATTTTAGGGAGTGTGATTTTTTCTTTACCCTTTATGGTAAGCCCCATTAAAAGCGCGTTAATTTCCTTGCCCGCTTCTTTAAAAGAAGCCAGTTATAGCTTGGGTAAGGGGGAATATTACACCCTTTTTTTTGTCCTGCTCCCTAACATCAAACCCAGTTTATTGATGGCTATCATCACAACTTTTACGCACACTATAGGTGAGTTTGGCGTGGTGATGATGCTTGGGGGTGATATATTAGGGGAAACAAGAGTGGCTAGTATTGCGATTTTTAACGAAGCTGAAGCGCTCAATTATTCTAAAGCCCACCAATACGCCTTAACGCTCACGCTCATTAGTTTTAGCCTTTTATTTGTTACCCTATTTTTAAATAAAAAACAAAGCTCGTTTTTATGA
- a CDS encoding ATP-binding cassette domain-containing protein, whose translation MIKARFKKCLLGSRGAFDLNIDLEIKEAEVVALLGESGAGKSTILRILAGLEAVNSGYIEVNHSVWLDTQKKIFLKPQQRKIGFVFQDYALFPHLNVYQNIAFAHPKDKNKIHEVLRLMRLENLSQQKILQLSGGQAQRVALARALIAAKNLLLLDEPLNALDNALKNEVQQGLLDFIKRENLSVLLVSHNPNEITKLAQTFLFLNNGIIDSNQENRLFSNRLLIKPLFEDENYCHYEVIPQTISLPKDCLNPTFKLDFNQGKKF comes from the coding sequence ATGATAAAAGCGCGGTTTAAAAAATGCCTTTTAGGATCTAGGGGCGCGTTTGATTTGAATATAGACTTAGAAATTAAAGAAGCAGAAGTTGTCGCTTTATTAGGAGAATCGGGAGCGGGTAAAAGCACGATTTTACGCATTTTAGCGGGGCTTGAAGCGGTGAATAGCGGCTATATTGAAGTCAATCATTCAGTGTGGCTAGACACTCAAAAAAAAATTTTTTTAAAACCACAACAACGAAAAATCGGCTTTGTGTTTCAAGATTACGCTCTATTTCCGCATTTAAACGTGTATCAAAACATCGCCTTTGCTCACCCTAAAGATAAAAATAAAATTCACGAAGTGTTACGCTTAATGCGTTTAGAAAATCTAAGCCAGCAAAAAATTCTTCAACTCTCTGGCGGGCAAGCCCAACGAGTCGCTTTAGCAAGAGCCTTGATCGCAGCCAAGAATCTATTGCTTTTAGATGAGCCTTTAAACGCCCTAGATAACGCCTTAAAAAACGAAGTGCAACAAGGTTTACTTGATTTTATCAAGCGTGAAAATTTAAGCGTGTTATTGGTGAGTCATAACCCCAATGAAATAACCAAACTCGCGCAAACTTTCCTCTTTTTAAACAATGGAATTATTGATTCTAATCAAGAAAATCGGCTTTTTTCAAACCGCTTGTTGATAAAACCTCTCTTTGAAGATGAAAATTATTGCCATTATGAAGTCATTCCTCAAACGATTAGTTTGCCCAAAGATTGTCTGAATCCAACTTTTAAGCTTGATTTCAATCAAGGCAAAAAATTTTAG
- the gltX gene encoding glutamate--tRNA ligase produces MSLIITRFAPSPTGYLHIGGLRTAIFNYLFARANQGKFFLRIEDTDLSRNSIEAANAIIEAFKWVGLEHDGEILYQSKRFEIYKEYIQKLLDEDKAYYCYMSKDELDALREEQKARKETPRYDNRYRDFKGTPPKGIEPVVRIKVPQNEIISFNDGVKGEVRVNTHELDDFIIARSDGTPTYNFVVTIDDALMGITDVIRGDDHLSNTPKQIVLYKALNFKIPNFFHVPMILNEEGQKLSKRHGATNVMDYQEMGYLKEALVNFLARLGWSYQDKEIFSMQELLECFDPKDLNSSPSCFSWHKLNWLNAHYLKNQSVQELLKLLKPFSFSDLSHLNPAQLDRLLDALKERSQTLKELALKIDEVLTAPMEYEEKVFKKLNQALVMPLLEKFKLALDKADFNDESALENAMHQIIEEEKIKAGSFMQPLRLALLGKGGGIGLKEALFILGKTESVKRIEAFLKS; encoded by the coding sequence ATGAGTTTGATCATTACACGCTTCGCTCCATCGCCCACTGGCTACCTCCACATAGGAGGCTTAAGGACAGCCATTTTTAATTATCTTTTTGCACGAGCCAATCAAGGAAAGTTTTTTTTACGCATTGAAGACACGGATTTGAGCCGTAACTCCATAGAAGCGGCTAACGCCATTATAGAAGCTTTCAAATGGGTGGGGCTAGAACACGACGGAGAAATCCTCTACCAATCCAAACGCTTTGAAATTTATAAAGAATACATCCAAAAACTCTTAGATGAAGACAAAGCCTATTATTGCTACATGAGTAAAGATGAGTTGGACGCTTTGAGAGAAGAACAAAAGGCCAGGAAAGAAACCCCACGCTATGACAATCGTTATCGTGATTTTAAAGGCACGCCTCCTAAAGGCATAGAGCCTGTGGTAAGGATTAAAGTCCCACAAAATGAAATCATTAGTTTTAATGACGGGGTTAAAGGCGAAGTGAGAGTGAACACTCACGAATTAGACGATTTTATCATCGCCAGGAGCGATGGGACGCCCACTTATAATTTTGTGGTTACTATTGATGACGCTTTAATGGGGATTACTGATGTGATTAGAGGCGATGATCACCTTTCTAACACCCCTAAACAAATCGTTCTCTATAAAGCTTTGAATTTTAAAATCCCTAATTTTTTCCATGTGCCGATGATTTTGAATGAAGAAGGACAAAAATTAAGCAAACGCCATGGGGCCACTAATGTGATGGACTATCAAGAAATGGGTTATCTTAAGGAAGCTTTAGTGAATTTTTTAGCGCGTTTGGGGTGGAGCTATCAAGATAAAGAAATTTTTAGCATGCAAGAATTATTGGAATGTTTTGACCCTAAAGATTTGAATTCTTCGCCCAGTTGCTTTAGCTGGCACAAGCTCAATTGGCTCAACGCTCATTATTTGAAAAACCAAAGCGTGCAGGAATTGTTAAAACTTTTAAAACCTTTTAGTTTTAGCGATCTTTCTCATTTAAACCCCGCTCAATTGGATCGCTTGTTGGACGCCCTCAAAGAAAGATCTCAAACCTTAAAAGAATTAGCCCTTAAAATAGATGAGGTTTTAACCGCTCCTATGGAGTATGAAGAAAAGGTTTTTAAAAAGCTCAATCAAGCGCTCGTTATGCCCTTGTTAGAAAAATTTAAATTGGCGTTAGATAAAGCTGATTTCAACGATGAAAGCGCGCTAGAAAACGCCATGCACCAAATCATTGAAGAAGAAAAGATTAAAGCGGGTAGTTTCATGCAACCTTTAAGATTAGCCCTTTTGGGTAAGGGGGGCGGGATAGGCCTTAAAGAAGCGCTTTTTATTTTAGGCAAAACAGAGAGCGTCAAAAGGATAGAGGCATTTTTGAAAAGCTAA
- the hopJ gene encoding Hop family outer membrane protein HopJ/HopK, with product MQFPKALLHSSFFLPLFLSYCIAEENGAYASVGFEYSISHAIQHNDPFLNQERIQIISNAQNQIYKLNQVKNEITSMPNTFNHINNALKNDAKLTPTEKQAETYYLQSTLQNIEKIVTLSGGIASNPQLAQALEKMQEPITNPLELAENLKNLELQFAQSQNRMLSSLSSQIAAISNSLNALDSNSYSKNISSMYGMSLSVGYKHFFTKKKNQGFRYYLFYDYGYTNFGFVGNGFDGLGKMNNHLYGLGIDYLYNFIDNSQKHSSVGFYIGFALAGSSWVGSGLGMWVSQRDFINNYLTGYQAKMHTSFFQIPLNFGVRVNVNRHNGFEMGLKIPLAVNSFYETHGKGLDTSLFFKRLVAFNVSYVYSF from the coding sequence ATGCAATTTCCAAAAGCCTTATTACATTCATCATTCTTTTTACCTTTATTTTTATCTTATTGTATCGCTGAAGAAAATGGGGCGTATGCGAGCGTGGGGTTTGAATATTCCATTAGTCATGCAATCCAGCACAATGACCCTTTTTTGAATCAAGAACGCATCCAAATCATTTCTAACGCTCAAAACCAAATCTACAAACTCAATCAAGTCAAAAATGAAATCACCAGCATGCCCAACACCTTTAACCACATCAACAACGCTTTAAAAAACGATGCTAAATTAACCCCCACTGAAAAGCAAGCCGAAACCTACTACCTGCAATCCACGCTTCAAAACATTGAAAAAATAGTCACGCTTAGCGGTGGCATTGCATCTAACCCACAATTAGCCCAAGCGTTAGAAAAAATGCAAGAACCCATTACTAACCCTTTAGAATTAGCAGAAAACTTAAAAAATTTAGAATTGCAATTTGCTCAATCTCAAAACCGCATGCTTTCTTCTTTATCTTCTCAAATCGCTGCAATTTCAAATTCTTTGAACGCGCTTGATTCTAACTCTTATTCTAAAAACATTTCAAGCATGTATGGGATGAGTTTGAGCGTAGGGTATAAGCATTTCTTCACTAAGAAAAAAAATCAAGGGTTTCGCTATTATTTGTTCTATGACTATGGTTACACTAATTTTGGTTTTGTGGGCAATGGCTTTGATGGTTTAGGCAAAATGAATAACCACCTCTATGGGCTTGGAATAGACTATCTTTATAATTTCATTGATAATTCACAAAAACATTCTAGCGTGGGTTTTTATATAGGCTTTGCTTTAGCGGGGAGTTCGTGGGTAGGGAGTGGTTTAGGCATGTGGGTGAGTCAAAGGGATTTTATCAACAATTATTTGACTGGTTATCAGGCTAAAATGCACACGAGTTTTTTCCAAATCCCTTTGAATTTTGGGGTTCGTGTGAATGTCAATAGGCATAACGGCTTTGAAATGGGCTTAAAGATCCCTTTAGCGGTCAATTCCTTTTATGAAACGCATGGCAAAGGGTTAGATACTTCCCTCTTTTTCAAACGCCTTGTGGCGTTTAACGTGAGTTATGTTTATAGTTTTTAG